A region of Streptomyces sp. NBC_01750 DNA encodes the following proteins:
- the pglY gene encoding BREX-2 system ATPase PglY produces the protein MAQPPLLRDVIDIKKKISTSDFVLSLAEATTPEGAQNALKDYVVTERLLENFDEALALIKSSLDGHRSKAAYLHGSFGSGKSHFMAVLYALLSGDPAARARTEFDPVLTKHEWLTTDGKRFLLVPYHMLGAKALEQRVLGGYVTHVKKLHPDAPTPQVYRTDSLFADIRANRATYGDDAVIRGLGGSDAGDGETDEWGEGFAWTPQLLDTALGAEENHEGGTPLNLRNPSTPAELRAKLVNDASTNLFPGFAKNAVENEHGFISLDAGLSVIAEHAKSLGYDGLILFLDELILWLATLIHEQKFVAREASKITNFVEGGDARRAIPVVSFIARQRDLRELVGEEVSGAAEASIQDTLNLASGRFDKITLEDRNLPQIAHARILKPKDAEAERLVEAAFEQTKRVGTQVWDTLLGSEKGTTGADAESFRLTYPFSPAFMDTLVHISSALQRSRTGLKLMGQLLADHRDEIRLGQLIPVGDLYPVIAEGGDKPFTDSLKVVFEAADKLYKTKLRPYLLSSYDITEDDVKQYRTRPETVTDVQRANRCRMFVGDNRLVCTLLLSALAPSVPSLAELTIRRLGALNHGSVLAPIPGAEVGIIKNKVAEWAARFPEIKETGTDANPGVRLELSGVDVDSVIANAQVNDNPGNRVALARRLLSEELGVEHGQLSDQLNFTWRGTSRTAEIVFGNVADEDELPDHDLMPQEDGRWRIAIDLPFDEGEWGPVEDVNRIRRLRERQQGERSRTVAWLPAHLSAQRFADFRRLVVIDKALADEHRFDTQYAGHLNADNRSRAKGLLETQREALLKQVKGAFKQAYGLAQKQAADVVPDFDDHLVPLPDVDGLTLSFGQSLHDGIRHVAGKLLAHQYPAHPDLDPDGTGTAVKSADTRKVFTHVRAAAEARDGRVEVPAADRKLMQRIAGPLRLGQQKEAYFELSRYWADHFRQLASAQGVTGDLSLITLTDWTDKPDPRGLPDFLARLVVAAFAEMDDRVWVRGGTVLDPAPELSAIKDHDALRSQPLPAESDWDTARQRFETIFGQKAPALRRGRMVNQFARQIIEAARAHRDHAADLVHQLEARASFLGLDQTADTGRLALARRSLQLLDALTAEAGKGAAGAKKTVEALASFDLGETSADRYGTSIKQARGVAEAVASAPWSTLELAAGLGPEGAALLDSLRNVARDDQRTADLRDALARTQREVVALVKRSQAAAPPPAPVAPQPTADDLSLNTPTSDPRIPYAPQEIPTPASSGSGSARTAGGRRTTVARAAADLQAELSELAARHPDATIEITWKVVE, from the coding sequence ATGGCCCAGCCGCCCCTCCTCCGCGATGTCATCGACATCAAGAAGAAGATCTCCACTTCGGACTTCGTGCTGTCCCTCGCCGAGGCGACGACACCCGAAGGCGCCCAGAACGCGCTCAAGGACTACGTCGTCACCGAGCGGCTGCTGGAGAACTTCGACGAGGCGCTGGCGCTCATCAAGTCCTCGCTCGACGGACACCGCTCCAAGGCGGCCTACCTGCACGGCTCGTTCGGTTCCGGTAAGTCCCACTTCATGGCCGTGCTGTACGCGCTGCTCAGCGGCGACCCGGCCGCCCGCGCCCGTACCGAGTTCGACCCGGTGCTGACCAAGCACGAGTGGCTGACCACGGACGGCAAGAGGTTCCTGCTCGTGCCGTACCACATGCTCGGCGCGAAGGCCCTCGAACAGCGGGTGCTCGGCGGGTACGTCACGCACGTCAAGAAGCTGCACCCGGACGCCCCGACCCCGCAGGTGTACCGGACCGACTCCCTCTTCGCCGACATCCGGGCCAACCGTGCCACTTACGGTGACGATGCGGTCATCCGTGGCCTGGGCGGCAGCGACGCGGGCGACGGCGAAACGGACGAGTGGGGTGAGGGCTTCGCCTGGACCCCGCAGCTCCTCGACACCGCCCTCGGCGCCGAAGAGAACCACGAGGGGGGCACTCCGCTCAACCTCCGTAATCCCTCCACCCCGGCCGAGCTGCGCGCCAAGCTGGTCAACGACGCCAGCACCAATCTTTTCCCCGGCTTCGCCAAGAACGCCGTCGAGAACGAGCACGGCTTCATCTCCCTGGACGCCGGTCTGTCCGTCATCGCCGAGCACGCCAAGTCGCTCGGCTACGACGGACTGATCCTGTTCCTGGACGAGTTGATCCTCTGGCTCGCGACCCTCATCCACGAGCAGAAGTTCGTGGCCCGCGAGGCCAGCAAGATCACGAACTTCGTGGAGGGCGGTGACGCCCGCCGCGCCATCCCCGTCGTGTCGTTCATCGCCCGCCAGCGCGACCTGCGTGAACTCGTCGGCGAAGAGGTGTCCGGCGCGGCGGAAGCCTCCATCCAGGACACCCTGAACCTGGCCTCCGGCCGGTTCGACAAGATCACTCTGGAGGACCGCAACCTCCCGCAGATCGCTCACGCGCGCATCCTCAAGCCGAAAGACGCCGAGGCGGAACGGCTCGTCGAGGCGGCCTTCGAGCAGACCAAGCGGGTCGGCACCCAGGTCTGGGACACCCTCCTCGGCTCGGAGAAGGGCACGACCGGCGCGGACGCGGAGTCGTTCCGGCTGACGTACCCGTTCTCGCCGGCGTTCATGGACACCCTCGTCCACATCTCGTCCGCGCTGCAGCGCTCCCGTACCGGTCTGAAGCTGATGGGGCAGCTCCTCGCCGACCACCGCGACGAGATCCGCCTCGGGCAGCTCATCCCGGTCGGCGACCTCTACCCGGTGATCGCGGAGGGCGGCGACAAGCCGTTCACCGACAGCCTGAAGGTCGTCTTCGAGGCCGCCGACAAGCTCTACAAGACCAAGCTTCGGCCCTACCTCCTCAGCTCGTACGACATCACCGAGGACGACGTCAAGCAGTACCGCACCAGGCCCGAGACCGTCACCGACGTGCAGCGCGCCAACCGCTGTCGGATGTTCGTCGGCGACAACCGGCTCGTGTGCACCCTGCTGCTGTCGGCGCTCGCGCCCAGCGTGCCCTCCCTGGCCGAGCTGACCATCCGGCGGCTCGGCGCGCTCAACCACGGGTCGGTCCTCGCACCCATCCCGGGCGCCGAGGTCGGCATCATCAAGAACAAGGTCGCCGAGTGGGCAGCCCGGTTCCCCGAGATCAAGGAGACCGGCACCGACGCCAACCCCGGCGTACGGCTGGAGCTGTCCGGCGTCGACGTCGACTCCGTCATCGCCAACGCCCAGGTCAACGACAACCCCGGCAACCGGGTCGCCCTCGCCCGACGTCTGCTGTCCGAGGAACTGGGCGTCGAGCACGGGCAGTTGAGCGACCAGCTCAACTTCACCTGGCGCGGTACCTCCCGCACCGCCGAGATCGTGTTCGGCAACGTCGCCGACGAGGACGAGCTGCCCGACCACGACCTGATGCCGCAGGAGGACGGTCGCTGGCGTATCGCCATAGACCTCCCCTTCGACGAGGGCGAGTGGGGCCCGGTCGAGGACGTCAACCGCATCCGGCGGCTGCGCGAGCGCCAGCAGGGCGAGCGGTCCCGCACCGTCGCCTGGCTGCCCGCCCATCTGTCCGCGCAGCGCTTCGCCGACTTCCGGCGTCTCGTCGTCATCGACAAGGCCCTCGCCGACGAGCACCGCTTCGACACCCAGTACGCGGGCCACCTCAACGCCGACAACCGCAGCCGCGCCAAGGGCCTCCTCGAAACCCAGCGCGAGGCTCTGCTCAAGCAGGTCAAGGGTGCCTTCAAGCAGGCGTACGGGCTCGCCCAGAAGCAGGCCGCCGACGTCGTGCCCGACTTCGACGACCACCTCGTCCCGCTGCCCGACGTGGACGGCCTCACCCTGTCCTTCGGGCAGAGCCTGCACGACGGCATCCGGCACGTCGCGGGCAAGCTGCTCGCCCACCAGTACCCCGCGCACCCCGACCTCGACCCCGACGGCACCGGCACCGCCGTCAAATCCGCCGACACCCGCAAGGTGTTCACCCATGTGCGGGCCGCCGCCGAGGCGCGTGACGGGCGGGTGGAGGTCCCGGCCGCCGACCGCAAGCTCATGCAGCGGATCGCCGGACCCCTGCGCCTCGGGCAGCAGAAGGAGGCGTACTTCGAGCTGTCCCGCTACTGGGCCGACCACTTCCGCCAGCTCGCCAGCGCCCAGGGTGTCACCGGGGACCTGTCCCTGATCACCCTGACCGACTGGACGGACAAGCCCGACCCGCGCGGCCTGCCCGACTTCCTCGCCCGGCTCGTCGTCGCCGCCTTCGCCGAGATGGACGACCGGGTGTGGGTGCGCGGCGGCACCGTACTCGACCCCGCGCCCGAACTGTCCGCGATCAAGGACCATGACGCGCTGCGCAGTCAGCCGCTGCCCGCCGAGTCCGACTGGGACACGGCACGGCAGCGCTTCGAGACGATCTTCGGGCAGAAGGCTCCTGCCCTGCGGCGCGGCCGGATGGTCAACCAGTTCGCCCGCCAGATCATCGAGGCCGCCCGCGCCCACCGGGACCACGCGGCGGACTTGGTGCACCAGTTGGAGGCCCGCGCCTCCTTCCTCGGCCTCGACCAGACCGCCGACACCGGACGGCTCGCCCTCGCCCGCCGCTCCCTGCAACTGCTGGACGCGCTCACGGCGGAGGCCGGCAAGGGCGCGGCCGGAGCGAAGAAGACCGTGGAGGCCCTCGCCTCCTTCGACCTGGGCGAGACCAGCGCCGACCGGTACGGGACCTCCATCAAGCAGGCCCGCGGCGTCGCGGAGGCCGTTGCCTCCGCGCCCTGGAGCACCCTCGAACTCGCCGCCGGACTCGGCCCCGAGGGCGCGGCACTGCTCGACTCGCTGCGTAACGTGGCCCGCGACGATCAGCGCACCGCGGACCTGCGCGACGCCCTGGCCCGCACCCAGCGCGAGGTCGTCGCCCTGGTGAAGCGCAGCCAGGCCGCCGCCCCGCCGCCCGCGCCCGTCGCGCCGCAGCCCACGGCCGACGACCTGTCCCTGAACACACCGACCAGCGACCCGCGCATCCCGTACGCCCCGCAGGAGATCCCCACACCGGCTTCCTCCGGCAGCGGCTCCGCGCGAACGGCCGGTGGTCGCCGCACAACCGTGGCACGTGCCGCCGCCGACCTCCAGGCGGAACTGTCCGAACTGGCCGCCCGCCACCCCGACGCGACCATCGAGATCACCTGGAAGGTCGTCGAATGA